From Alloacidobacterium dinghuense:
CTATCCGATGGACAATGTCAGTTCGGAGATGTCGATGCTCGAATGCCTCGACGTGCTCAACGAAACACTGATTGAACGCGGCGAGGAGCCGGTTGCGTTTGAGCACGACTGCCGCGAAGGCATCTGCGGGTCATGCGGCTTCATGATCAACGGTGTCGCACATGGTCCTCAACGTGCGACGACTGTCTGCCAGCTTACGATGCGGCATTTCAAAGACGGCGAAGAGTTGATCATCGAGCCGTGGCGCGCGGGAGCGTTTCCGCAGATCAAGGACCTGGTTGTCGACCGCCGAGCTTTCGATCGCATCATTGCTGCGGGTGGATATATCTCGGTCTCAACCGGAAATGCTCCGGATGGAAACGTAATTCCCGTCGGCAAGGAGATTGCCGACCGCTCGATGGATGCTGCGGCGTGCATTGGCTGCGGCGCTTGTGTCGCTGCTTGTCCGAATGCGGCTGCGGCATTGTTCACCGGAGCCAAGATTTCGCACCTGAGCGTGCTGCCGCAGGGAGCACCGGAGCGCGATCATCGTGCCGTAAACATGGTGGCGCAGATGAACGCTGAGGACTTTGGCGGCTGCACAAATATCGGCGAATGCACTGCGGTTTGCCCCAAGGAGATTCCGCTGGAAGTGATCGCCATCATGAACCGCGACTACATTCGCGGAAGCTGGAAAAAGCGCAGCGACGAGATCACGACGACTGCGCCAGTTACGGGGTGGAGCTCGGAACGTAGCTAAGCAATTACCTGCGGCGCAGCAGCAATGTTCCGAGGGCAGCCATGTAGACGATCGCTCCTCCGTGGATGAGGATGTGGTAGCTGACCCCTGTTCGCAAAAAGACAGTCATTACATCGGCGATGGGGACCACAATAATGAGCAGAATCAGCAGGCCGGTAGTGCGGCCTTCCTTCAGGGCAATCGTGGCGAAGAGTACGAGACCGAGGGCAATATCACGAACGCCAGCGAGGCGTATCCATGGAAGCGCGTCGTCGGTGGCTGCTGGCATGCCGAACATGATCGATCCGGTTGCGGGCGCGAGCATCGCGAACAGGCCGACGAGGAAGATGCCAACGGCGAGGACTCCGCTCAGCCAGTAGAACGGAGACCTTGGAGTGAAATCATCAAATCTTGATTTCAAAGGAGTGTCTATCTATTTAGGCTTCCAATCAAATTTGTTATCACGAACTCTTCTCAATTGCTTGAAACTCTTCTGCACGGCAATGCTGTTCGCTCTTGAATCTCGTCGGTAGATCGCTCTGAACAATCCCTCCAGCTCAATAATCTCGTCATCGGTTATGTTCGGCCATACGGAATATAGTGAAAAATGGCTCCAAAGCTCTTTCTTTTTGGAGCTCCGCGCATGCGCTGCAAGCCTTCCGCGCATGCGCTGCAAGCCTTCCGCGAATGCCGGTTCTCGACATTCCAATGTAAACCACATCATACTTGTTCACTTCAGGTTGCTTTTGAAGCAAGGCGTAGATCCCGCGCACCTCTCGCGGAATATTTGAAATGCTCTTTCTGTCTAAAAACTCGGCACAGTGGTTGATAAGTCTTAACATGGCTAAGCAGTATAAGAGCACATTTTTCACCTGAGAGTAGTTTTTCGTTTGAATCTGATATTGTGCAAGATATCTTCTTGAGGAGCTTTTCTCCAAGCATGCGTCATTTCTGTGCCGCAGTAGCTGTTCTTTTTGCCATTTCTCCGGTCGTCCTCGCACAACGCCCACAACCGAACCTTACTCCGGAAGAGCGCAAGGCTCTCATCGAAAAACGCGAGAGTATCGAGAAACAGCTTGAAGACGTTGCCATCATCGATCGCAAGGTGATGGTTCCGATGCGCGACGGCAAGCGCATGGCTGCGGATATTTATCGCCCCAAGGACACATCGAAGAAGTATCCGATCATCTTCAGCCGCACTCCGTACAACTTCAATTTCTGGGATGTGCGGCTCGGGACATACCGCGACATGTCCACCGAGTTGGACGCCGTGAAGCGCGGCTACGTGCTGGTCGAGATGAATGAGCGCGGCCATTTCTTCTCAGAAGGAAACTACGACATTCTGGGCGCGCCGCTCTCGGATGCGAATGATCAATTCAACTGGATGTCTTCGCAGCCGTGGTCGAACGGAAAGGTCGGGCTGATTGGGTGCTCGTCGACCGCAGAGTGGCAGCTGGCGGCGGCCTCGCTGGGCAACAAAGCGCTGACGACGATTATTCCGGAGAGCTTTGGCGCGGGCGTGGGCAAGGTGGGTCCGTATAACGAGCAGGGTAACTGGTATCGCGGCGGCGCAGTGCAGATGTTGTTTATCGACTGGCTCTATGGAGAGCAGAACCAGGTGCGCCCGATGTTTCCGCCGAACACCTCGCAAGCTGATCTGATCAAGGCTTCGAAGATGTTCGATCTGGCGCCGCAGATGCCTCCGGTGGACTGGGCGAAGGCGTTTGAGCATCTGCCGGAAAAAGACTTTATTGCCGCGGTGGATGGGCCCAAGGGGATTTACAGCGACAAGATGCCGAACACCACGGGCGGAGCGATGATCGAGCGTACGCCAAACGATCCGGCATGGCGCAAAGGCGGCATTTGGCAGTCCGATACGATGCCGATCAACGTTCCTGCGCTGTGGATGATGACCTGGTATGACGTTTCGACCGGACCGAATCTCGCGGCGTATAACTTTGTTCGCGAACACGCAAAAGGCGAGGTCGCGAATGAGCAATACGCGGTCATTGCGCCGACGCTGCATTGCCAGTACAAGCGCGCGACAGAGCACACCGTTGTGGGCGAGCGCGACATGGGCGATGCCCGGCTGGACTATGACGCAATCACCTATGCGTGGTTCGATCACTTTCTGAAAGGCGAGGAAAACGGCGTGCTGCAGAAGACGCCCAAGGTGCAGTACTACACCATGGGACTGAATAAGTGGCAGCACTCGGATACGTGGCCGCCCGAGGGTGCGAAGCCGGTCACGCTGGCGCTGACGAGCGAGGGCCACGCAAATACGCTGCATGGAGATGGCGTTCTGACGCTGACAGGAGTTCAGGGCGCATCTTCCCTGCTGCCGCTTACAGGCACGCCTGCGAACGCGGCGAAGGCCGACGCTCCGGACTCTTTTACTTACGATCCGATGCATCCGACACCGAGCTATGGCGGGAACGTGTGCTGCGCGGGGAATTCGATTCCCGGCACAGGCGGAGCGCTCGATCAGCGCAAGATGGAAGAGCGTGATGACATTCTTGTCTATACGTCTGAGCCTTTGGCGCAGGATGTCGAGGTCTCCGGGCCGATCACGGTGACGCTGTATGTTTCATCCGACGTGAAGGACACGGATGTGACGGCAAAGCTGATTGACGTGCTGCCCGACGGGACTGCCTACAACCTCGACGA
This genomic window contains:
- a CDS encoding CocE/NonD family hydrolase — translated: MRHFCAAVAVLFAISPVVLAQRPQPNLTPEERKALIEKRESIEKQLEDVAIIDRKVMVPMRDGKRMAADIYRPKDTSKKYPIIFSRTPYNFNFWDVRLGTYRDMSTELDAVKRGYVLVEMNERGHFFSEGNYDILGAPLSDANDQFNWMSSQPWSNGKVGLIGCSSTAEWQLAAASLGNKALTTIIPESFGAGVGKVGPYNEQGNWYRGGAVQMLFIDWLYGEQNQVRPMFPPNTSQADLIKASKMFDLAPQMPPVDWAKAFEHLPEKDFIAAVDGPKGIYSDKMPNTTGGAMIERTPNDPAWRKGGIWQSDTMPINVPALWMMTWYDVSTGPNLAAYNFVREHAKGEVANEQYAVIAPTLHCQYKRATEHTVVGERDMGDARLDYDAITYAWFDHFLKGEENGVLQKTPKVQYYTMGLNKWQHSDTWPPEGAKPVTLALTSEGHANTLHGDGVLTLTGVQGASSLLPLTGTPANAAKADAPDSFTYDPMHPTPSYGGNVCCAGNSIPGTGGALDQRKMEERDDILVYTSEPLAQDVEVSGPITVTLYVSSDVKDTDVTAKLIDVLPDGTAYNLDETIQRLRYRDGDDHTVWLEKDKVYKVTLTPMNTSNLFAAGHRIRLEVAGSNFPRFDRNLNTGGNNYDETTSVVAHTSIHHSEKYPSTMTITVVPKS
- a CDS encoding DUF4267 domain-containing protein, which encodes MKSRFDDFTPRSPFYWLSGVLAVGIFLVGLFAMLAPATGSIMFGMPAATDDALPWIRLAGVRDIALGLVLFATIALKEGRTTGLLILLIIVVPIADVMTVFLRTGVSYHILIHGGAIVYMAALGTLLLRRR
- a CDS encoding succinate dehydrogenase/fumarate reductase iron-sulfur subunit — encoded protein: MKLTLKIWRQKSAKDKGAFASYPMDNVSSEMSMLECLDVLNETLIERGEEPVAFEHDCREGICGSCGFMINGVAHGPQRATTVCQLTMRHFKDGEELIIEPWRAGAFPQIKDLVVDRRAFDRIIAAGGYISVSTGNAPDGNVIPVGKEIADRSMDAAACIGCGACVAACPNAAAALFTGAKISHLSVLPQGAPERDHRAVNMVAQMNAEDFGGCTNIGECTAVCPKEIPLEVIAIMNRDYIRGSWKKRSDEITTTAPVTGWSSERS